A single region of the Chiroxiphia lanceolata isolate bChiLan1 chromosome 22, bChiLan1.pri, whole genome shotgun sequence genome encodes:
- the PLOD1 gene encoding procollagen-lysine,2-oxoglutarate 5-dioxygenase 1 isoform X1 yields the protein MVVPAVLLPWAVLALLGAGGGRASPQEENLLVLTVATKQTEGFQRFRRSAQFFNYKVQVLGLDEEWQGGDDQNPAGGGQKVRLLKAALKQFGDKEDLIILFVDSYDMLFASGPTELLKKFKQAKSKVVFSAENYIYPDRKLEAKYPQVRDGKRFLGSGGFIGYAPNLKKLVEEWKGEDDDSDQLFYTNIFLDPEKRESINISLDHRSRIFQNLDGALDEIVMKFENSRVRARNLLYDTLPVVIHGNGPTKLQLNYLGNYIPQVWTFETGCTVCDEGLRSLTGFKDEALPMILIGIFIEQPTPFLSQFFLRLRNLHYPKQRIQLFIHNNEEHHLMEVDSFVEEHGKEYLSVKVMGPDDEVENAEARNLGMDLCRNDPDCDYYFSLDAEVVLKNTGTLRILIEQNKLVIAPLVSRHEKLWSNFWGALSPDGYYARSEDYVDIVQRRRVGLWNVPYISSVYMVKAKALRSELDQEDLFHSGKLDADMAFCHNVRNQGVFMYLTNRHQFGHILSLENYQTTHLHNDLWQIFSNPEDWREKYIHENYTAALKGKLVEMPCPDVYWFPIFTDTACDELVEEMEHYGQWSTGDNTDSRIQGGYENVPTIDIHMNQIGFEREWYKFLLDYIAPITEKLYPGYYTKTQFELAFVVRYKPDEQPSLMPHHDASTFTINIALNRVGIDYEGGGCRFLRYNCSIRAPRKGWTLMHPGRLTHYHEGLPTTKGTRYIAVSFLDP from the exons AAAACCTGCTGGTTCTGACTGTTGCCACCAAGCAGACTGAGGGGTTCCAACGCTTCAGAAGATCAGCCCAGTTCTTCAACTACAAAGTCCAG gtgctggggctggatgAGGAGTGGCAGGGTGGCGATGACCAGAATCCAGCTGGAGGTGGGCAGAAGGTCCGTCTCCTGAAAGCAGCTCTGAAGCAGTTTGGGGATAAGGAGGACCTGATCATCCTTTTTGTAGACAG CTATGACATGCTCTTTGCTTCGGGCCCCACAGAACTGCTGAAGAAGTTCAAACAAGCCAAGAGCAAGGTGGTTTTCTCAGCAGAGAACTACATCTACCCTGACAGAAAGTTGGAAGCCAAGTATCCTCAGGTGCGAGATGGAAAGCGCTTCCTGGGTTCTGGAG GCTTCATAGGTTATGCTCCAAACCTGAAGAAGCTTGTGGAGGAGTGGAAAGGAGAGGATGATGACAGTGACCAGCTCTTCTATACAAACATCTTCTTGGACCCAGAAAAAAGA gaaagtatCAACATCAGTCTAGACCACAGAAGCCGGATCTTCCAAAACCTAGATGGAGCATTAG ATGAGATAGTTATGAAGTTTGAAAACTCACGAGTGAGAGCAAGAAACTTGTTATATGACACCCTGCCTGTGGTGATTCATGGAAATGGACCCACCAAG ctgcagctgaactACCTGGGAAACTACATTCCTCAGGTATGGACATTTGAGACTGGCTGCACTGTGTGTGATGAAGGTCTGCGAAGCCTCACAGGGTTTAAG GATGAGGCACTGCCAATGATCCTGATTGGCATTTTCATCGAGCAGCCCACCCCATTCCTCTCCCAGTTTTTCTTGCGTCTTCGTAACCTCCATTACCCGAAGCAACGAATCCAGCTCTTCATTCACAACAAT GAGGAACATCACTTGATGGAGGTGGACTCTTTTGTAGAAGAGCATGGCAAAGAATATCTCTCTGTCAAGGTGATGGGGCCAGATGATGAGGTGGAGAACGCTGAGGCACGTAACTTGGGCAT GGATTTGTGCAGGAATGATCCTGACTGTGACTATTACTTTAGCCTGGATGCTGAGGTAGTTCTGAAGAACACAGGGACTCTGAGGATCCTGATCGAACAGAACAA GCTGGTGATTGCCCCTCTGGTGAGCCGGCATGAGAAGCTGTGGTCCAATTTCTGGGGAGCTCTGAGCCCTGATGGATACTATGCCCGCTCGGAAGATTATGTGGATATTGTTCAAAGGCGGAGGGT GGGGCTCTGGAACGTTCCCTACATCAGCAGTGTTTACATGGTTAAAGCCAAGGCGCTGCGCTCGGAGCTTGACCAGGAAGATCTTTTCCACAGTGGCAAACTGGATGCTGACATGGCTTTCTGCCACAACGTTAGGAATCAG GGAGTCTTTATGTACCTGACAAACCGGCACCAGTTCGGACACATCCTGTCCCTGGAGAATTACCAGACAACTCACCTCCACAATGACCTCTGGCAAATATTCAGCAATCCTGAG GACTGGAGAGAAAAGTACATCCATGAAAACtacacagcagctctgaaggGGAAATTGGTAGAAATG ccctgcccagaTGTTTACTGGTTCCCCATATTCACTGACACTGCCTGTGATGAGCTGGTGGAAGAAATGGAACATTATGGCCAGTGGTCCACAGGTGACAACACA GACAGCAGAATACAAGGAGGATATGAGAACGTCCCAACTATTGACATACACATGAACCAAATTGGCTTTGAAAGAGAATGGTATAAGTTTCTTCTGGACTATATTGCACCCATCACAGAGAAACTGTACCCAGGATACTACACCAAG ACTCAGTTTGAACTGGCCTTTGTGGTTCGCTACAAACCTGATGAGCAGCCGTCCCTGATGCCCCACCATGACGCCTCCACCTTCACCATCAACATTGCCCTGAACCGAGTTGGGATAGACTATGAG GGAGGAGGCTGCCGGTTCCTGCGCTACAACTGCTCCATCCGAGCTCCACGGAAAGGATGGACCCTCATGCACCCGGGACGCCTGACCCACTACCACGAAGGGCTCCCAACCACCAAAGGGACTCGTTATATCGCAGTGTCCTTTCTTGACCCCTAG
- the PLOD1 gene encoding procollagen-lysine,2-oxoglutarate 5-dioxygenase 1 isoform X2 produces MQMNIPAKSCSISEEALESQKENLLVLTVATKQTEGFQRFRRSAQFFNYKVQVLGLDEEWQGGDDQNPAGGGQKVRLLKAALKQFGDKEDLIILFVDSYDMLFASGPTELLKKFKQAKSKVVFSAENYIYPDRKLEAKYPQVRDGKRFLGSGGFIGYAPNLKKLVEEWKGEDDDSDQLFYTNIFLDPEKRESINISLDHRSRIFQNLDGALDEIVMKFENSRVRARNLLYDTLPVVIHGNGPTKLQLNYLGNYIPQVWTFETGCTVCDEGLRSLTGFKDEALPMILIGIFIEQPTPFLSQFFLRLRNLHYPKQRIQLFIHNNEEHHLMEVDSFVEEHGKEYLSVKVMGPDDEVENAEARNLGMDLCRNDPDCDYYFSLDAEVVLKNTGTLRILIEQNKLVIAPLVSRHEKLWSNFWGALSPDGYYARSEDYVDIVQRRRVGLWNVPYISSVYMVKAKALRSELDQEDLFHSGKLDADMAFCHNVRNQGVFMYLTNRHQFGHILSLENYQTTHLHNDLWQIFSNPEDWREKYIHENYTAALKGKLVEMPCPDVYWFPIFTDTACDELVEEMEHYGQWSTGDNTDSRIQGGYENVPTIDIHMNQIGFEREWYKFLLDYIAPITEKLYPGYYTKTQFELAFVVRYKPDEQPSLMPHHDASTFTINIALNRVGIDYEGGGCRFLRYNCSIRAPRKGWTLMHPGRLTHYHEGLPTTKGTRYIAVSFLDP; encoded by the exons AAAACCTGCTGGTTCTGACTGTTGCCACCAAGCAGACTGAGGGGTTCCAACGCTTCAGAAGATCAGCCCAGTTCTTCAACTACAAAGTCCAG gtgctggggctggatgAGGAGTGGCAGGGTGGCGATGACCAGAATCCAGCTGGAGGTGGGCAGAAGGTCCGTCTCCTGAAAGCAGCTCTGAAGCAGTTTGGGGATAAGGAGGACCTGATCATCCTTTTTGTAGACAG CTATGACATGCTCTTTGCTTCGGGCCCCACAGAACTGCTGAAGAAGTTCAAACAAGCCAAGAGCAAGGTGGTTTTCTCAGCAGAGAACTACATCTACCCTGACAGAAAGTTGGAAGCCAAGTATCCTCAGGTGCGAGATGGAAAGCGCTTCCTGGGTTCTGGAG GCTTCATAGGTTATGCTCCAAACCTGAAGAAGCTTGTGGAGGAGTGGAAAGGAGAGGATGATGACAGTGACCAGCTCTTCTATACAAACATCTTCTTGGACCCAGAAAAAAGA gaaagtatCAACATCAGTCTAGACCACAGAAGCCGGATCTTCCAAAACCTAGATGGAGCATTAG ATGAGATAGTTATGAAGTTTGAAAACTCACGAGTGAGAGCAAGAAACTTGTTATATGACACCCTGCCTGTGGTGATTCATGGAAATGGACCCACCAAG ctgcagctgaactACCTGGGAAACTACATTCCTCAGGTATGGACATTTGAGACTGGCTGCACTGTGTGTGATGAAGGTCTGCGAAGCCTCACAGGGTTTAAG GATGAGGCACTGCCAATGATCCTGATTGGCATTTTCATCGAGCAGCCCACCCCATTCCTCTCCCAGTTTTTCTTGCGTCTTCGTAACCTCCATTACCCGAAGCAACGAATCCAGCTCTTCATTCACAACAAT GAGGAACATCACTTGATGGAGGTGGACTCTTTTGTAGAAGAGCATGGCAAAGAATATCTCTCTGTCAAGGTGATGGGGCCAGATGATGAGGTGGAGAACGCTGAGGCACGTAACTTGGGCAT GGATTTGTGCAGGAATGATCCTGACTGTGACTATTACTTTAGCCTGGATGCTGAGGTAGTTCTGAAGAACACAGGGACTCTGAGGATCCTGATCGAACAGAACAA GCTGGTGATTGCCCCTCTGGTGAGCCGGCATGAGAAGCTGTGGTCCAATTTCTGGGGAGCTCTGAGCCCTGATGGATACTATGCCCGCTCGGAAGATTATGTGGATATTGTTCAAAGGCGGAGGGT GGGGCTCTGGAACGTTCCCTACATCAGCAGTGTTTACATGGTTAAAGCCAAGGCGCTGCGCTCGGAGCTTGACCAGGAAGATCTTTTCCACAGTGGCAAACTGGATGCTGACATGGCTTTCTGCCACAACGTTAGGAATCAG GGAGTCTTTATGTACCTGACAAACCGGCACCAGTTCGGACACATCCTGTCCCTGGAGAATTACCAGACAACTCACCTCCACAATGACCTCTGGCAAATATTCAGCAATCCTGAG GACTGGAGAGAAAAGTACATCCATGAAAACtacacagcagctctgaaggGGAAATTGGTAGAAATG ccctgcccagaTGTTTACTGGTTCCCCATATTCACTGACACTGCCTGTGATGAGCTGGTGGAAGAAATGGAACATTATGGCCAGTGGTCCACAGGTGACAACACA GACAGCAGAATACAAGGAGGATATGAGAACGTCCCAACTATTGACATACACATGAACCAAATTGGCTTTGAAAGAGAATGGTATAAGTTTCTTCTGGACTATATTGCACCCATCACAGAGAAACTGTACCCAGGATACTACACCAAG ACTCAGTTTGAACTGGCCTTTGTGGTTCGCTACAAACCTGATGAGCAGCCGTCCCTGATGCCCCACCATGACGCCTCCACCTTCACCATCAACATTGCCCTGAACCGAGTTGGGATAGACTATGAG GGAGGAGGCTGCCGGTTCCTGCGCTACAACTGCTCCATCCGAGCTCCACGGAAAGGATGGACCCTCATGCACCCGGGACGCCTGACCCACTACCACGAAGGGCTCCCAACCACCAAAGGGACTCGTTATATCGCAGTGTCCTTTCTTGACCCCTAG